In Iodobacter fluviatilis, one DNA window encodes the following:
- a CDS encoding DUF2863 family protein — protein sequence MIKRPRTVRRSRGAAEADELIHIASSLSISCTLVEDRFWQDKLTQLVEEILIDEDEDTLNSALDTLSKTDPQAWNELADIVEACTETHHVMIDQQDGQSVMFAIPLLAWSRFSIPSGPLGAERIESLRKHLAEQVFAKGTLFSLADFLFSPDQLPQGYCNTAKLSKMLATLSTENGTLICERASSAEPATFLTDTRYLLGAVTAPVGQALFRWQEEDGVRKDILSQWQKQGLQSLQSLFAGCAMESLTPLSYFAAWRESDRASRGYSLRATISFLQLLLNIEARQLTCVIAACHGRHLEEYRIGFIRRNEEPMLHGVVWPLLDGEDEHTDCVADIESILRDAGINDIVIHEHTFPMDQCDDCGNPLFPDLDGDLLHIETPESSDTPSPHLH from the coding sequence ATGATTAAACGCCCCCGCACCGTTCGCCGCAGCCGTGGTGCTGCTGAAGCAGATGAATTAATCCATATCGCAAGCAGCCTTTCGATATCTTGCACCCTTGTGGAAGATCGTTTCTGGCAAGACAAACTGACGCAGCTGGTTGAAGAAATCCTGATCGACGAAGACGAGGACACATTAAACAGTGCCCTTGATACTCTTTCAAAAACAGATCCGCAGGCCTGGAATGAGTTAGCAGATATTGTTGAAGCGTGCACAGAAACACATCATGTGATGATTGATCAGCAAGATGGCCAGAGCGTTATGTTTGCCATTCCCCTTTTAGCGTGGTCTCGCTTTAGCATCCCCTCAGGACCGCTTGGTGCAGAAAGAATCGAAAGCTTGCGCAAACATTTAGCAGAGCAGGTATTTGCTAAGGGCACGCTTTTTTCCCTGGCAGATTTTTTATTCAGCCCGGATCAACTCCCTCAGGGCTATTGCAATACTGCAAAACTGAGCAAAATGCTGGCAACACTCAGCACAGAAAACGGCACACTAATCTGCGAACGAGCCAGCAGCGCCGAACCCGCCACTTTTTTAACCGACACCCGCTACCTGCTAGGCGCCGTAACCGCCCCCGTTGGCCAAGCTTTATTTCGCTGGCAGGAAGAAGATGGTGTGCGCAAAGACATCCTCAGCCAATGGCAGAAGCAAGGACTTCAATCCCTGCAATCTTTATTTGCCGGATGCGCCATGGAATCACTCACACCGCTTTCTTATTTTGCAGCCTGGCGCGAATCTGATCGTGCATCAAGAGGCTATTCATTAAGGGCGACCATTTCGTTCTTACAGCTATTGCTCAATATCGAAGCACGCCAGCTCACCTGCGTAATTGCGGCATGCCACGGTCGCCATCTTGAAGAATACAGAATTGGTTTTATCCGCCGCAATGAAGAGCCAATGCTGCATGGCGTAGTCTGGCCTCTACTGGATGGTGAAGATGAACATACAGATTGCGTTGCAGATATAGAATCCATTCTGCGTGACGCAGGCATCAATGATATTGTGATTCATGAGCATACCTTCCCCATGGATCAGTGCGATGACTGTGGAAACCCGCTATTTCCTGATTTAGACGGCGATTTACTGCATATAGAAACACCAGAAAGCAGCGACACCCCGTCCCCACACTTGCACTAA
- the rfaE1 gene encoding D-glycero-beta-D-manno-heptose-7-phosphate kinase produces MLQRAVAKARVMVVGDVMLDRYWFGDVERISPEAPVPVARIRRTEERAGGAANVARNIAALGGQAYLLAVVGDDEAGRSLESLLLADKVNIYFHRDSNIDTTVKLRVLARQQQLLRIDFESEPSHEVLAAKLDDFRALLPNVDVVILSDYGKGGLRHVQMMIEIAREAGKTVLVDPKGDEYERYRGATLLTPNRSEFKQVAGKWTNDSELAQKAESLRASLDLDALLVTRSEEGMTLFRKQGVVHKPTHAHEVFDVSGAGDTVIATLGLMLAAGLEMPEAMDWSNRAAGVVVAKLGTAVVHPDELFA; encoded by the coding sequence ATGCTGCAACGTGCTGTTGCAAAAGCACGGGTAATGGTGGTGGGTGATGTCATGCTGGATCGTTACTGGTTTGGTGATGTAGAGCGCATTTCTCCCGAAGCGCCTGTGCCTGTGGCGCGAATTCGCCGTACCGAGGAGCGTGCTGGTGGCGCGGCCAACGTGGCCAGAAATATTGCAGCCTTGGGTGGTCAGGCATATTTACTGGCGGTTGTTGGTGATGACGAGGCAGGTCGTAGCTTAGAAAGCTTGCTGCTGGCGGATAAGGTGAATATTTATTTTCATCGTGATTCAAATATTGATACCACGGTCAAGTTGCGTGTTTTAGCCAGACAGCAGCAATTACTGCGCATTGATTTTGAAAGTGAGCCGAGCCATGAAGTGCTGGCCGCTAAACTGGATGACTTCAGAGCGCTGTTGCCCAATGTAGATGTCGTCATCTTGTCTGATTATGGTAAGGGTGGCTTGCGTCATGTACAGATGATGATTGAAATTGCCCGTGAAGCTGGCAAAACGGTGCTGGTTGATCCTAAGGGTGATGAGTATGAGCGCTATCGTGGGGCGACATTGCTGACTCCAAATCGCAGTGAGTTTAAGCAGGTGGCAGGGAAATGGACGAACGACAGTGAGCTGGCACAGAAAGCCGAGTCTTTGCGCGCATCGCTGGACTTAGATGCGTTGTTGGTGACGCGTAGTGAAGAAGGGATGACCCTGTTTCGTAAGCAGGGTGTTGTTCATAAGCCAACCCATGCCCATGAGGTTTTTGATGTTTCTGGTGCGGGTGACACAGTTATTGCCACTTTGGGTCTTATGCTTGCTGCAGGGCTGGAAATGCCTGAAGCGATGGATTGGTCTAATCGTGCCGCGGGTGTTGTGGTTGCCAAACTAGGGACTGCCGTTGTTCATCCGGATGAGTTATTCGCCTGA
- a CDS encoding sensor domain-containing diguanylate cyclase, whose translation MRKLSNPTDIARETLKQLTMRRVPPTPDHYESIYHEIAGTADNDKLHPVIKDLIVSMGSFPRQTPELQRNIEQLYKQAGQSNWANMPALIIRSIETQGGQTELSRSWADLIRDLIRQWELRNPVYTPSRKQESLEKVLINFGSDANSLNEKLGALIKAWSGASVESGESPEVLSDPGDLNNPANNSINSTSDQDNGDWRDWRDALISALSVGIEGRLSHNADLQAEAASLAVEVASVSNNAGTQKLMPRLRKFWLRLELQNDQEIRLCDGLMGLLRLLTDNMAEVVIEDEWVRGQVAVVQAIMAQPLDMRVIYDAEAGLKEVLFKQGQIKHSLVETQTVLKNMIATFIDRLSVMSDSTDQYHSKISDYTEQIQQANDLNSIKDVLESLLGDTRSMQLDVRRSRDDLIEARAQADDAQRRIIELENELTHVSQKVRTDQLTGALNRRGLEEIFDVELARALRSESPISIGLLDIDNFKKLNDSQGHAAGDAALVHLVSVVKDLLRPSDSVARYGGEEFVLVLPETDINEAVSVVQRLQRELTKRFFLNNNEKLLITFSAGVALVLPGEARDQVIERADQAMYQAKKLGKNRVEIAETPTGVALR comes from the coding sequence ATGCGAAAGCTCAGTAATCCCACCGATATTGCTCGTGAAACACTTAAGCAGCTGACTATGCGCAGGGTTCCCCCGACGCCTGATCACTACGAATCAATTTATCATGAGATTGCGGGTACGGCAGACAACGACAAACTTCACCCTGTGATTAAAGACTTGATTGTCAGCATGGGAAGCTTCCCAAGGCAAACCCCTGAACTACAGCGCAATATTGAGCAGCTTTATAAGCAGGCCGGCCAGTCTAACTGGGCCAATATGCCTGCACTCATTATCCGCAGCATAGAGACCCAGGGCGGGCAAACCGAGCTTAGCCGAAGCTGGGCTGATTTAATTCGTGATTTAATCCGCCAGTGGGAGTTACGCAATCCTGTTTACACTCCCAGCCGCAAACAAGAATCACTAGAAAAAGTACTGATTAATTTTGGCAGCGACGCCAATTCACTCAATGAAAAACTAGGTGCTTTGATCAAAGCATGGTCCGGGGCCAGCGTGGAAAGTGGCGAAAGCCCAGAAGTGTTATCTGATCCCGGCGATTTAAACAACCCGGCTAATAACTCAATTAACAGCACATCAGACCAAGATAACGGCGACTGGCGTGATTGGCGTGACGCCCTGATCTCCGCACTGAGCGTGGGAATCGAGGGAAGGCTTTCGCACAATGCGGATCTGCAAGCTGAAGCAGCCAGCCTTGCCGTGGAAGTGGCATCTGTAAGCAATAATGCGGGCACGCAAAAGCTGATGCCACGACTGAGAAAATTCTGGCTGCGTTTAGAATTGCAAAACGATCAGGAAATTCGGCTTTGTGATGGACTAATGGGCCTGCTGCGCCTGCTCACAGATAATATGGCGGAAGTCGTCATTGAAGATGAATGGGTCAGGGGCCAGGTGGCGGTGGTGCAAGCCATCATGGCGCAGCCCCTGGATATGAGAGTCATCTATGACGCGGAAGCTGGGCTCAAGGAAGTCCTTTTTAAGCAAGGCCAGATTAAGCACAGCCTTGTAGAAACCCAGACTGTTCTTAAGAACATGATTGCCACCTTCATTGATCGCCTGAGCGTTATGTCGGACAGCACAGATCAATACCACAGTAAAATCAGCGATTACACTGAGCAAATTCAACAGGCCAATGATTTAAACAGCATTAAAGACGTTTTAGAGTCATTACTTGGCGATACTCGCAGCATGCAATTGGATGTACGTCGATCCCGCGATGATTTAATCGAAGCACGTGCGCAGGCCGATGATGCTCAGCGTCGCATTATCGAGCTGGAGAACGAGCTGACCCATGTCAGCCAGAAAGTCCGTACCGATCAGCTCACCGGCGCACTTAACCGCAGAGGGCTGGAAGAAATCTTTGATGTTGAGCTTGCAAGAGCGTTACGCAGTGAAAGCCCCATAAGTATTGGCTTGTTGGATATTGATAATTTTAAAAAATTAAACGACAGCCAGGGCCATGCCGCAGGTGATGCTGCGCTAGTACACCTCGTCTCGGTAGTAAAAGATTTATTACGCCCAAGTGACTCTGTTGCACGATATGGCGGCGAAGAGTTTGTTCTCGTTTTGCCTGAAACAGATATTAATGAGGCCGTAAGCGTTGTGCAGCGCTTACAAAGAGAGCTAACCAAGCGCTTCTTTTTAAACAATAACGAAAAACTTCTGATCACCTTCAGCGCCGGCGTGGCACTTGTCTTGCCCGGCGAAGCTAGGGACCAGGTGATTGAACGGGCAGATCAGGCGATGTATCAGGCAAAAAAACTAGGGAAAAATCGGGTAGAGATCGCCGAAACCCCAACTGGGGTCGCTTTGAGATAA
- the acnB gene encoding bifunctional aconitate hydratase 2/2-methylisocitrate dehydratase encodes MLEVYRQHVAERAAQGIPALPLNVSQTVDLIELLKTPPLGEEAFLVDLITYRVPAGVDNAAKVKASYLAAVAHGTEVCSLISRAQATELLGTMLGGFNIAPLVDLLDDEAVAAIAAAALSKTLLMFDAFHDVKTKADAGNAFAKQVLQSWADAEWFTSRPAVPEKVTLTVFKVSGETNTDDLSPAPDAWSRPDIPLHALAMLKNPRPGIEADQPGSVGPIKQLDALKAKGHKIAYVGDVVGTGSSRKSATNSVLWFTGDDIPYVPNKRFGGFCLGTKIAPIFFNTMEDAGALPIEVDVSTLETGDVVDVYPLEGKIEKNGAVVSTFSLKTDVLLDEVRAGGRIPLIIGRGLTDKAREALGLVPSAVFKRPVAPVDSGKGFSLAQKMVGKACGVTGVRPGTYCEPRMTSVGSQDTTGPMTRDELKDLACLGFSADLVMQSFCHTAAYPKPVDVKMHHELPEFISTRGGVSLRPGDGVIHSWLNRLLLPDTVGTGGDSHTRFPIGISFPAGSGLVAFAAATGVMPLDMPESVLVRFKGEMQTGITLRDLVNAIPLYAIKQGLLTVEKKGKQNIFSGRILEIEGLPKLKVEQAFELSDASAERSAAGCSVQLDKEPIAEYLTSNITLMKWMIAEGYADARTLARRIAAMEEWLANPVLMQPDADAEYATIIEIDLADIKEPIVACPNDPDDVKFLSEVAGDTIDEVFIGSCMTNIGHFRAASKLLEGKSDIPVRLWIAPPTKMDAQQLTEEGHYGVLGRTGARMEMPGCSLCMGNQAQVRKGSTAFSTSTRNFPNRLGIDTRVYLGSAELASVCAMLGKIPTHAEYLANIGILEQKSSEVYRYLNFDQIKSYSDIAAEVK; translated from the coding sequence GTGCTAGAAGTCTATCGTCAGCATGTTGCAGAGCGCGCAGCACAGGGTATCCCAGCGCTTCCACTGAATGTGTCGCAAACAGTCGACCTGATCGAACTGTTAAAAACTCCGCCTCTTGGTGAAGAGGCCTTTCTTGTCGATCTGATTACTTACCGTGTTCCAGCCGGTGTAGATAACGCAGCTAAAGTAAAAGCATCTTATTTGGCTGCCGTTGCCCATGGTACGGAAGTATGCAGTTTAATCAGCCGTGCTCAAGCAACTGAATTACTAGGCACGATGTTAGGTGGCTTTAATATCGCCCCCTTGGTTGACTTGCTCGACGATGAAGCGGTTGCTGCCATTGCTGCTGCCGCCCTATCTAAAACACTCTTAATGTTTGATGCGTTTCATGATGTAAAAACGAAAGCCGATGCGGGTAATGCCTTTGCTAAGCAAGTTTTACAATCATGGGCAGATGCAGAATGGTTTACTAGCCGCCCGGCCGTGCCAGAAAAAGTAACACTGACCGTATTTAAAGTGTCTGGCGAAACCAATACTGATGATTTGTCGCCAGCCCCAGATGCGTGGTCACGCCCAGATATTCCATTGCACGCGCTTGCAATGCTAAAAAATCCACGCCCAGGCATCGAAGCCGATCAGCCTGGCAGCGTTGGCCCGATCAAACAGCTGGATGCGCTAAAAGCCAAAGGCCATAAAATTGCTTACGTTGGCGATGTGGTTGGGACAGGTTCTTCTCGTAAATCGGCAACCAATTCAGTACTGTGGTTTACCGGCGACGATATTCCTTATGTGCCAAACAAACGCTTTGGTGGCTTCTGCTTAGGTACAAAGATTGCGCCTATCTTTTTTAATACCATGGAAGACGCAGGCGCTTTGCCGATCGAAGTAGATGTTTCTACGCTTGAAACCGGTGATGTGGTTGATGTTTACCCACTGGAAGGAAAAATTGAGAAAAACGGCGCCGTTGTTTCAACTTTCAGTTTAAAAACCGACGTCCTGTTGGATGAGGTGCGCGCCGGTGGCCGTATTCCTTTGATTATTGGTCGTGGCTTAACGGATAAAGCACGCGAAGCCTTGGGCTTGGTGCCATCTGCCGTATTCAAACGCCCGGTTGCACCGGTAGATTCTGGCAAAGGCTTTAGTTTAGCTCAGAAAATGGTCGGTAAAGCCTGTGGTGTGACCGGTGTTCGCCCGGGTACGTATTGTGAGCCACGCATGACTTCGGTTGGCTCGCAAGACACCACCGGCCCGATGACCCGTGATGAGCTCAAAGACCTGGCCTGCCTTGGCTTCTCTGCTGATCTGGTGATGCAATCGTTCTGCCATACAGCGGCTTATCCAAAGCCGGTTGACGTTAAAATGCACCACGAGTTGCCAGAGTTTATCTCCACTCGTGGCGGTGTATCGCTGCGTCCGGGTGATGGTGTGATTCACTCATGGTTAAACCGCCTGCTGTTGCCAGATACCGTGGGCACAGGCGGCGACAGCCACACCCGCTTCCCGATTGGTATTTCTTTCCCGGCGGGCTCTGGTTTAGTGGCTTTTGCTGCCGCAACCGGTGTGATGCCGCTGGATATGCCTGAATCGGTACTGGTGCGCTTTAAGGGTGAAATGCAGACTGGCATCACCCTGCGTGACTTAGTCAACGCCATTCCGCTGTACGCCATCAAGCAAGGCCTGCTCACAGTAGAGAAAAAAGGTAAGCAAAATATTTTCTCCGGCCGCATCTTGGAAATTGAAGGCCTGCCTAAGCTGAAAGTGGAGCAAGCCTTTGAATTGTCCGATGCTTCCGCTGAGCGTTCCGCTGCAGGTTGTTCGGTACAGCTGGATAAAGAGCCTATTGCTGAATACCTTACCTCAAACATCACACTGATGAAGTGGATGATTGCCGAAGGCTATGCAGATGCCCGCACTCTGGCACGCCGTATTGCTGCGATGGAAGAATGGCTGGCTAACCCTGTATTGATGCAACCCGATGCGGATGCGGAATACGCCACCATTATTGAAATCGACCTAGCTGATATTAAAGAGCCTATCGTCGCCTGCCCGAATGATCCGGATGACGTGAAGTTCTTGTCTGAAGTAGCGGGTGACACCATTGATGAAGTGTTTATTGGCTCTTGCATGACCAATATTGGTCACTTCCGTGCAGCATCCAAGCTACTAGAAGGCAAGAGCGATATTCCGGTTCGTTTATGGATTGCACCTCCGACCAAGATGGATGCACAGCAACTGACCGAAGAAGGCCATTATGGCGTATTGGGCCGCACAGGCGCGCGCATGGAAATGCCGGGCTGCTCGCTATGTATGGGCAACCAGGCACAGGTGCGTAAGGGCTCGACAGCGTTCTCTACCTCAACACGTAACTTCCCGAACCGCCTAGGGATTGACACCCGTGTTTATCTGGGCTCGGCCGAGCTGGCTTCGGTTTGCGCGATGCTGGGCAAGATTCCAACGCATGCAGAATACCTCGCAAACATTGGCATTCTTGAGCAAAAATCGTCGGAAGTGTACCGCTACTTAAATTTTGATCAAATCAAGAGCTATAGCGATATTGCAGCAGAAGTGAAGTAA
- a CDS encoding DEAD/DEAH box helicase, protein MPHRDTHSETAVNAFAEMGLATELVQELAKLGITTPTPVQAAAIPQLMAGHDVMASAQTGTGKTAAFLLPALHKLFKPAKHNARGPRVLVLTPTRELAEQVAKVATDYCKLIPRCKVACVVGGVPYPVQNRMLAQPYEVLVATPGRLSDLMRGGRIDFGRLDMLVLDEADRMLDMGFIDEVEAIVSAMPKDRQTALFSATLSETVQRFAGPMLRDPRLVEMEVTINAQPQIEQAVHYADGYEHKQKLVAALLKDASETQSIVFTATKADADGLAEWLKLEGFRAAAMHGDLAQRDRRRTLDRLRRAEIDILVATDVAARGIDVAGIGLVLNFDLPRFAEDYIHRVGRTGRAGRTGKAISLVTKNDFMLLTRIRRRYNIDFGTVSLPGLEARFKPGQGGNGGGGYGDRKPSGGYKGKRPHGGGGGYAGASTGGYAGNGGGYGDKRRNDSRGADTRGAGSESRESRGSFGGGAHNPNSNPGSFRSGSRDGGAPRAERPAGNGETRQRRASW, encoded by the coding sequence ATGCCACATCGCGACACTCATTCTGAAACCGCTGTTAACGCTTTTGCCGAAATGGGCCTTGCCACCGAACTGGTACAAGAATTAGCTAAGCTCGGTATCACTACTCCAACCCCAGTGCAAGCCGCTGCAATTCCACAATTGATGGCTGGCCATGATGTGATGGCTTCTGCACAAACGGGTACAGGTAAGACTGCAGCATTCTTGCTGCCAGCGCTGCATAAATTATTTAAGCCTGCTAAGCACAATGCACGCGGCCCACGCGTTCTTGTTCTTACACCAACACGTGAACTTGCAGAGCAAGTTGCCAAAGTTGCGACAGATTACTGCAAACTGATCCCACGTTGCAAGGTTGCTTGCGTAGTGGGTGGCGTTCCTTACCCAGTTCAAAACCGTATGCTGGCACAACCTTACGAAGTATTGGTTGCAACACCAGGCCGTTTGTCTGACCTGATGCGCGGTGGCCGTATTGATTTCGGCCGTCTGGACATGCTGGTACTGGACGAAGCAGACCGCATGCTGGACATGGGCTTTATTGACGAAGTTGAAGCCATTGTTTCTGCAATGCCTAAAGATCGCCAAACCGCCCTATTCTCTGCAACACTTTCAGAAACAGTTCAACGCTTTGCTGGCCCAATGCTACGCGATCCACGTTTAGTGGAAATGGAAGTAACCATCAATGCTCAGCCACAAATCGAACAGGCTGTTCATTACGCTGACGGTTACGAGCACAAGCAAAAACTGGTTGCTGCCCTACTGAAAGATGCAAGCGAAACACAATCGATTGTATTTACCGCAACAAAAGCAGATGCCGACGGCCTTGCCGAGTGGCTGAAACTGGAAGGCTTCCGTGCTGCAGCGATGCACGGTGACTTAGCTCAACGCGATCGTCGTCGCACTTTAGATCGTCTGCGCCGCGCTGAAATCGATATCTTGGTTGCAACTGATGTTGCTGCGCGTGGTATTGACGTTGCCGGTATTGGTCTGGTTCTGAATTTTGATCTGCCACGTTTTGCTGAAGACTATATTCACCGCGTAGGTCGCACTGGTCGTGCAGGTCGCACAGGTAAAGCTATCTCCCTCGTGACTAAAAACGACTTTATGTTGCTGACACGCATTCGTCGTCGTTACAACATCGATTTCGGTACTGTATCTTTACCAGGTCTTGAAGCACGCTTCAAGCCAGGTCAAGGTGGTAATGGCGGCGGCGGTTACGGCGATCGCAAACCATCCGGCGGCTATAAAGGCAAGCGCCCTCATGGCGGCGGCGGTGGTTATGCCGGTGCCAGCACGGGTGGCTACGCAGGTAATGGCGGTGGCTACGGCGACAAACGTCGTAACGACTCCCGTGGTGCAGATACACGCGGTGCAGGCAGCGAATCCCGTGAATCCCGCGGCAGCTTTGGCGGCGGCGCACACAACCCAAACAGCAACCCGGGTAGCTTCCGCAGCGGTAGCCGTGATGGCGGTGCCCCACGCGCTGAACGTCCGGCCGGCAATGGCGAAACACGTCAACGCCGCGCCAGCTGGTAA
- a CDS encoding GNAT family N-acetyltransferase, producing the protein MTIQSACYPSALLEDAAHLVCKQQQSPSSCWVATKECEVVAYLFSHPWCGDTPPDLNSVLPPANTQQPIYYLHDLAVHPQARGLGLAQQLIDTALSWAKQHAFAQIRLIAVAGAAPFWLKQGFKPVFPLNEQILNKLSGYGPDTHYLEVMI; encoded by the coding sequence ATGACCATTCAAAGTGCCTGCTACCCAAGCGCACTCTTGGAAGATGCTGCACATTTAGTTTGCAAACAACAACAATCCCCCTCCAGCTGCTGGGTTGCCACAAAAGAGTGTGAAGTGGTCGCCTATTTATTCAGCCACCCTTGGTGTGGCGATACCCCGCCCGATTTAAATTCCGTACTACCACCCGCCAATACCCAGCAACCCATCTATTACCTGCATGATCTTGCCGTGCATCCGCAAGCCCGGGGTCTGGGGCTGGCTCAGCAGCTTATAGACACGGCATTATCTTGGGCAAAACAACACGCCTTTGCACAAATCAGACTGATTGCCGTAGCTGGTGCTGCACCATTCTGGCTAAAGCAAGGTTTTAAGCCCGTTTTTCCGCTCAACGAGCAAATACTGAATAAGCTATCCGGTTACGGGCCAGACACGCACTATCTTGAAGTGATGATCTGA